A genomic window from Candidatus Kouleothrix ribensis includes:
- a CDS encoding phenylalanine--tRNA ligase subunit beta, with the protein MKVPVSWLKEFVDIRMPIDALAEKLTLSGLEVAEVTRIGVAGAELAWAPEKIVIGNILEVRQHPNADRLVLADVDYGAAEPHTVVTGAPNLFAYRGLGRLAHPLKGVYAKEGAELYDGHAEGKLKVKLKGRPVRGVMSDAMLCSEKELGLSDEHEGILILPADAPVGLPLCDYLGDEVLEIDILPNTARALSILGLAREVAALTGAQLHVPEVTIDARGPSIVGRAQVTVETPELCPRFSATLIEGVTIGPSPLWMQRRLMLAGMRPIFNIVDVSNYVMLELGQPNHTFDADKVADMHLVVRQARPGERLTTLDGKQHELDPVPGTEIAALLVCDPRGPASVAGVMGGADSEVSAATTRVLVEAANWEPTIIRKMARGFKLPSEASRRFERGVDLELAPLAQRRALQLIQQVAGGTIAQGMLDVYARPWQAPILDLTPREVQRILGITLTADEIAGLLRPLGFGCEVLGMPALVRVTVPSFRQDVSMLADLCEEVARMYGYERIPTTHLADDLPEQRANPSLEREEQTRDVLVGAGLDEAITYALTSMAAVSKVSPADADPAWFLRVANPITPEREYLRRSGLPTLLEALALNLREHARALLFEIGRVYLKHEGQVLPDQPRVLTIAMAGEREPRSWHTPRPGTLDFFDLKGVIEVLLARLNLAEQVRFVPLRDDPRFHPGRAAMLERIQRQEKGAKRQAEQEQPKTQLGVLGELHPELRERLEIDLPRALAAELDLEALIGLAQPSRYRPISRFPAIAQDLAVVVGIEVPAAQLALAIRKYAGAELEALDLFDVYEGPQVGDGKRSLAYRLTFRAPDRTLSDADVSKVRAKIVRGLEFELKATIRG; encoded by the coding sequence ATGAAAGTACCGGTATCGTGGCTGAAAGAGTTTGTCGATATACGCATGCCGATCGATGCGCTGGCCGAGAAGCTGACACTCTCGGGGTTGGAGGTGGCCGAGGTGACGCGCATTGGCGTAGCAGGCGCCGAGCTGGCCTGGGCACCCGAGAAGATTGTGATCGGCAACATTCTTGAGGTGCGCCAGCATCCCAACGCCGACCGGCTGGTGCTTGCGGATGTGGACTATGGCGCAGCCGAGCCGCATACGGTGGTCACCGGCGCGCCAAACCTGTTCGCGTACCGCGGGCTGGGCCGGCTGGCGCACCCACTCAAGGGCGTGTATGCCAAAGAGGGCGCCGAGCTGTACGACGGCCACGCCGAGGGCAAGCTCAAAGTCAAGCTGAAGGGCCGCCCGGTGCGCGGGGTGATGTCCGACGCCATGCTCTGCTCGGAGAAAGAGCTGGGCCTGTCGGATGAGCACGAGGGTATTCTCATCCTGCCCGCCGATGCGCCGGTAGGGCTGCCGCTGTGCGACTACCTGGGCGACGAGGTGCTCGAGATCGACATTCTGCCGAACACCGCGCGCGCGCTCTCGATCCTGGGGCTGGCGCGCGAGGTGGCTGCGCTAACCGGCGCGCAGCTGCATGTGCCCGAGGTGACGATCGACGCGCGCGGGCCGAGCATCGTGGGCCGCGCGCAGGTGACGGTCGAAACCCCCGAGCTATGCCCGCGTTTCAGCGCCACGCTGATCGAAGGAGTGACGATCGGCCCATCGCCGCTGTGGATGCAGCGCCGCCTGATGCTGGCGGGCATGCGCCCGATCTTCAACATCGTCGATGTGTCGAACTATGTCATGCTTGAGCTGGGCCAGCCGAACCACACCTTCGACGCCGATAAGGTCGCCGATATGCACCTGGTGGTGCGGCAGGCCCGGCCGGGTGAGCGGCTAACCACGCTCGATGGCAAGCAGCACGAGCTCGACCCGGTGCCAGGCACGGAGATTGCGGCGCTGCTGGTGTGCGACCCGCGCGGCCCCGCGAGCGTGGCGGGCGTGATGGGCGGCGCCGACAGCGAGGTGAGCGCGGCGACCACGCGTGTGCTGGTAGAGGCGGCCAACTGGGAGCCGACGATCATCCGCAAGATGGCGCGTGGCTTCAAGCTGCCATCCGAGGCCTCGCGCCGCTTCGAGCGCGGCGTCGATCTCGAGCTGGCGCCGCTGGCGCAGCGCCGCGCGCTCCAGCTGATCCAGCAGGTGGCCGGCGGCACGATTGCGCAGGGCATGCTTGATGTGTACGCGCGGCCGTGGCAGGCGCCCATCCTCGACCTGACACCGCGCGAGGTGCAGCGCATCCTGGGCATCACGCTCACGGCCGACGAGATTGCCGGCCTGCTGCGGCCGCTAGGCTTTGGCTGCGAAGTGCTGGGCATGCCGGCGCTGGTACGTGTGACGGTACCGAGCTTCCGGCAGGATGTGAGCATGCTGGCCGACCTGTGCGAGGAGGTCGCGCGCATGTACGGCTACGAGCGCATCCCAACCACCCATCTGGCGGACGATTTGCCCGAGCAACGCGCCAACCCCTCGCTCGAACGTGAGGAGCAGACGCGTGATGTGCTGGTGGGTGCCGGGCTGGACGAAGCGATCACCTATGCGCTGACGAGTATGGCTGCGGTGTCCAAGGTGTCGCCCGCCGATGCCGACCCGGCGTGGTTCCTCAGGGTAGCGAACCCGATCACACCCGAGCGCGAGTACCTGCGCCGCTCGGGGCTGCCGACGCTACTCGAGGCGCTGGCGCTGAACCTGCGCGAGCACGCGCGGGCGCTCCTGTTCGAGATCGGGCGGGTGTACCTGAAGCACGAAGGCCAGGTGCTGCCCGACCAGCCGCGTGTGCTGACGATCGCGATGGCCGGCGAGCGCGAGCCGCGCTCGTGGCACACCCCCAGGCCCGGCACGCTCGACTTCTTCGATCTGAAGGGCGTGATCGAGGTACTGCTGGCGCGCCTGAACCTGGCCGAGCAGGTGCGCTTTGTGCCGCTGCGCGACGACCCGCGCTTCCACCCCGGCCGTGCGGCCATGCTCGAGCGCATACAGCGGCAGGAAAAAGGCGCGAAGCGACAGGCCGAGCAGGAGCAGCCTAAAACGCAGCTGGGTGTGCTGGGCGAGCTGCATCCCGAGCTGCGCGAGCGGCTCGAGATCGACCTGCCGCGCGCGCTGGCGGCCGAGCTGGATCTCGAGGCGCTGATCGGGCTGGCGCAGCCGAGCCGCTATCGCCCGATCTCGCGTTTCCCGGCGATTGCCCAGGATCTGGCGGTAGTGGTCGGGATCGAGGTGCCGGCTGCGCAGCTGGCGCTGGCGATTCGCAAGTATGCCGGCGCCGAGCTCGAGGCGCTCGACCTGTTCGACGTGTATGAAGGGCCGCAGGTGGGCGATGGCAAGCGCAGCCTGGCCTACCGCCTGACCTTCCGCGCGCCTGATCGGACGCTCAGCGACGCCGATGTGAGCAAGGTCCGCGCCAAGATCGTGCGCGGGCTTGAGTTCGAGCTTAAGGCAACCATTCGCGGGTAG
- a CDS encoding glycosyltransferase family 39 protein, whose translation MMNSTLKTQNSKLIALVAVFVGLATLYSAIVPLGEGPDEPGHAAYVFFLAREGRLPDQRRDEVPGEGHQPPLAYGLAAPLLAWLPREQRSFDLPGNPRFTWAGGAELNAVAHGSREYWPWRGAVLAWHVLRLVSVGLGAATVMLTYLAANALHHRLQIANGRFDPERSTIDTRQSKIPLLAAVLVAFNPQFLFVSALVTNDALLTALSAVLLWLVLQPARQARRPSGVLGHALLIGVVLGLALLTKQSALILVPVALLAVLERSIAAERARSPQHVVALLVCLAATLLVCGWWYQRNLRLYGDLFGLTLFQAEFATQAFDARSLAAWGSALEQLHSSFWARFGWMNVPAPAWVIGLFGLIELVAAAGWLRSMLPVGQPGRGMAGRVALAWPLLLLPLLAGAWLVSFALTAGLVAWQGRLLFPALPALAIVLALGLQLAAGKRVGMIAWLVPTAGCLLAIWLPFGVIGPAYPRQTLAEATALARLGTPIYARFGMPGDPGAELLGWQLAQPLRAGTAAELTLMWYARGRQGRDWTVFVHLVDANDVVVAEDNTKPRGGAFPMTQWVAGDWVEDRHTLVLRANLPPGAYRLRVGLFDERTQDRTAVFSRRGRLLGSHYLLSTLQVE comes from the coding sequence ATGATGAATTCAACACTCAAAACTCAAAATTCAAAACTTATCGCACTGGTGGCGGTGTTTGTGGGGCTCGCCACCCTCTACAGCGCGATCGTGCCGTTGGGTGAGGGGCCCGACGAGCCGGGGCACGCTGCGTATGTGTTCTTCCTGGCGCGCGAGGGGCGCCTGCCCGACCAGCGCCGCGACGAGGTACCGGGCGAGGGTCACCAGCCGCCCCTGGCCTATGGGCTGGCCGCGCCGCTGCTGGCCTGGCTGCCGCGCGAACAGCGCTCGTTCGACCTGCCGGGCAACCCGCGCTTCACGTGGGCCGGCGGCGCCGAGCTCAACGCGGTGGCGCATGGCAGCCGCGAATATTGGCCCTGGCGCGGCGCGGTGTTGGCATGGCATGTGCTGCGGCTGGTTTCGGTGGGGCTGGGCGCGGCGACCGTGATGCTGACGTACCTGGCCGCGAACGCGCTGCACCACAGGCTGCAGATTGCCAATGGCCGATTCGATCCTGAGCGTTCGACGATCGACACGCGGCAATCGAAAATCCCATTGCTGGCGGCGGTGCTGGTGGCGTTCAACCCACAGTTTCTGTTTGTATCGGCGCTCGTCACGAACGATGCCCTGCTGACGGCACTGAGCGCAGTGCTGCTATGGCTCGTGCTGCAGCCGGCGAGGCAGGCGCGGCGGCCAAGCGGCGTGCTCGGCCATGCGCTGCTGATTGGCGTGGTGCTGGGGCTGGCGCTGCTCACCAAGCAGAGCGCACTCATCCTGGTGCCGGTCGCGCTGCTGGCGGTGCTCGAGCGGAGCATTGCGGCGGAGCGTGCCCGATCGCCCCAGCACGTTGTGGCCTTGCTGGTGTGTCTGGCGGCGACGCTGCTGGTGTGTGGCTGGTGGTACCAGCGCAATCTGCGGCTGTATGGCGACCTGTTCGGGCTGACGCTCTTCCAGGCCGAGTTCGCGACCCAGGCGTTCGACGCGCGCAGCCTGGCGGCGTGGGGCAGTGCGCTGGAGCAACTGCATAGCTCGTTCTGGGCGCGCTTCGGCTGGATGAATGTGCCCGCGCCGGCCTGGGTGATCGGGCTGTTCGGCCTGATCGAGCTGGTGGCGGCAGCGGGCTGGCTGCGCAGTATGCTACCAGTTGGGCAGCCGGGGCGGGGGATGGCCGGCCGTGTGGCGCTGGCCTGGCCGCTGCTGCTGCTGCCCCTGCTGGCCGGTGCGTGGCTGGTGAGCTTCGCACTGACGGCCGGGCTGGTGGCCTGGCAGGGGCGCCTACTATTCCCGGCGCTACCGGCGCTGGCGATCGTGCTGGCGCTAGGCCTCCAGCTAGCGGCCGGCAAGCGTGTTGGAATGATCGCCTGGCTTGTGCCGACGGCCGGCTGCCTGCTGGCGATCTGGCTGCCGTTCGGCGTGATCGGGCCGGCGTACCCGCGGCAGACGCTGGCTGAGGCGACTGCGTTGGCGCGGCTAGGCACGCCAATCTATGCGCGGTTTGGCATGCCCGGCGACCCCGGCGCCGAGCTGCTGGGCTGGCAGCTGGCGCAGCCGCTGCGCGCCGGCACGGCAGCCGAGCTGACACTGATGTGGTATGCGCGCGGCCGGCAGGGCCGCGACTGGACCGTATTCGTACACCTGGTCGATGCCAATGACGTGGTGGTGGCCGAGGATAACACCAAGCCGCGCGGTGGCGCCTTCCCAATGACGCAGTGGGTCGCGGGCGACTGGGTGGAAGACAGGCATACGCTGGTGCTGCGGGCTAACCTGCCGCCCGGCGCCTACCGCCTGCGGGTGGGGCTGTTCGACGAGCGCACGCAGGATCGTACCGCCGTGTTTAGCCGCCGCGGCCGGCTGCTGGGCAGCCACTACCTGCTCAGCACGCTCCAGGTTGAGTAG
- the pheS gene encoding phenylalanine--tRNA ligase subunit alpha, which yields MLEDLRALEAQALGALANAHNPAELAEWKGAYLGKQGALTRMSKRLGTLPPEQRRDVGAKFNQVRQQLDQALDAAEAQLKRAARMDELEADLVDVTMPGRAPSVGRLHPSTIVIRNVIETFAEMGFQVWDSPEVETDEFNFGLLNFPPDHPARDMQDTFYIETPPGSPPVVLRTHTSPGQIHAMRRYAPAPLRVLLPGKCYRMEQVTARSEMMFHQFEFLMVGRNVTMGDLKGTLHGLAERLFGQGTQVRLRPSYFPFTEPSAELDVSCFLCGGKGCRICKYAGWLEIGGCGMVHPHVLRNGGYDPAEFSGFAGGFGPERIGILKYGIDDIRWFFSGDERFLQQFG from the coding sequence ATGCTTGAAGATCTGCGCGCGCTCGAGGCACAGGCACTGGGCGCGCTGGCGAACGCGCACAACCCCGCCGAGCTGGCCGAGTGGAAGGGTGCGTACCTGGGCAAGCAGGGTGCGCTGACGCGTATGAGCAAGCGCCTCGGCACGCTGCCGCCCGAGCAGCGCCGCGATGTAGGCGCGAAATTCAACCAGGTGCGCCAGCAGCTCGACCAGGCGCTCGATGCGGCTGAGGCCCAGCTGAAGCGCGCCGCGCGGATGGATGAACTCGAGGCCGACCTGGTCGATGTGACCATGCCCGGCCGCGCGCCATCGGTCGGGCGGCTGCACCCCAGCACGATCGTCATCCGCAATGTGATCGAGACCTTCGCCGAGATGGGGTTTCAGGTGTGGGACAGCCCCGAGGTCGAGACCGATGAGTTCAACTTCGGGTTGCTGAACTTCCCACCCGATCACCCGGCGCGCGACATGCAGGATACGTTCTATATCGAGACGCCGCCTGGATCGCCGCCGGTGGTGCTGCGCACGCACACCTCGCCGGGCCAGATCCACGCCATGCGCCGCTACGCGCCCGCGCCTCTGCGCGTGCTGCTGCCGGGCAAGTGCTACCGTATGGAGCAGGTGACTGCGCGCTCGGAGATGATGTTTCACCAGTTCGAATTCCTGATGGTTGGCCGCAATGTGACCATGGGCGACCTGAAGGGCACGCTGCACGGCCTGGCCGAGCGGCTATTCGGCCAGGGCACGCAAGTGCGGCTGCGCCCAAGCTACTTCCCGTTCACCGAGCCAAGCGCCGAGCTGGATGTGAGCTGCTTCTTGTGCGGCGGCAAGGGCTGCCGGATCTGTAAGTACGCAGGCTGGCTCGAGATCGGCGGCTGCGGCATGGTTCACCCGCATGTATTGCGGAATGGCGGCTACGACCCGGCTGAGTTCAGCGGGTTTGCGGGCGGCTTCGGGCCTGAGCGGATCGGCATCCTGAAGTATGGTATCGACGACATCCGCTGGTTCTTCAGCGGCGACGAGCGCTTCTTGCAGCAGTTCGGGTAG